In Spirochaetota bacterium, the following are encoded in one genomic region:
- the carA gene encoding glutamine-hydrolyzing carbamoyl-phosphate synthase small subunit: protein MKAKLILSNGDIFIGKTLGYITETTVAELVFNTSMSGFQEIMTDPSYYGQMVTLSYPLVGNYGFNADDIQSIDPKISALIVKEDCKFPSNFRCEMTLRNYLRQYKIPGIKGVDTRALVRIIRENPGMTSIITTKDLTQHQIRTLCSEFSNKDAISKVTCKESFDFSLITKNTRYKIAVIDYGVKRSILTNFTELNCAVRVFPYTTTSSEIEEWNPDIIFLSNGPGDPSTLYNKLEFLQPFFGKKPIVGICLGHQLLTLALGGETSRLNYGHRGGNHPVLDILKDKILVTSQNHGYFASKLPKDVIETHKNLIDQTNEGMMSDKLGIKSVQFHPEAGPGPNDGKVLFGEYLDFADKFYQKEAN from the coding sequence ATGAAAGCCAAATTGATACTAAGTAATGGTGATATTTTTATTGGAAAAACTTTAGGTTATATTACTGAAACTACTGTGGCTGAGCTAGTATTTAATACTTCTATGAGTGGATTTCAAGAAATCATGACAGATCCATCTTATTATGGACAAATGGTTACATTATCTTATCCTTTGGTTGGTAATTATGGATTTAATGCTGATGATATTCAATCAATAGATCCAAAAATATCAGCTTTAATTGTAAAAGAAGATTGTAAATTTCCTTCTAACTTCCGTTGTGAAATGACCTTAAGAAATTATTTAAGACAATACAAAATTCCTGGAATTAAAGGTGTAGATACTAGAGCTTTGGTTCGTATTATTCGCGAAAATCCAGGTATGACATCTATTATTACAACAAAAGATCTTACTCAACACCAAATTCGTACTCTTTGTAGTGAATTTTCCAATAAAGATGCTATCTCAAAAGTTACTTGCAAAGAAAGTTTTGATTTTTCACTTATTACCAAAAATACTAGGTACAAAATAGCAGTTATTGATTATGGCGTAAAGCGTTCTATCTTAACTAATTTTACAGAATTAAATTGTGCTGTTCGTGTTTTTCCTTATACCACAACAAGTTCAGAAATTGAAGAATGGAATCCTGATATTATCTTTTTGTCTAATGGTCCAGGAGATCCATCAACACTTTACAACAAACTTGAATTCTTACAACCTTTCTTTGGTAAAAAACCCATTGTCGGAATTTGTTTAGGTCATCAATTATTAACCTTAGCTTTAGGAGGTGAAACCTCTCGCTTGAATTATGGACATAGGGGCGGGAATCATCCTGTACTCGATATTTTAAAAGATAAAATATTAGTAACTTCACAAAATCATGGTTATTTTGCTTCTAAATTACCAAAAGATGTTATAGAAACTCACAAAAATCTTATTGACCAAACAAATGAAGGAATGATGTCTGACAAACTTGGAATCAAATCTGTTCAATTTCACCCAGAAGCTGGTCCTGGACCAAACGATGGCAAGGTTTTATTTGGAGAATACTTAGATTTTGCAGATAAATTTTATCAAAAGGAAGCTAACTAA